Proteins encoded by one window of Ursus arctos isolate Adak ecotype North America unplaced genomic scaffold, UrsArc2.0 scaffold_22, whole genome shotgun sequence:
- the NUMA1 gene encoding nuclear mitotic apparatus protein 1 isoform X1: MTLHATRAAALLSWVNSLHVASPVEAVLQLQDCSVFIKIIDSIHGTDEGQQILQQPVPERLKFVCSFLQKNRKHPSSPECLVSVQKVIEGSELELAKTTMLLLYHSTVGSRSPRDWGQFEYKIQAELAVILKFVLDHEDGLNLNEDLENFLQKAPVPSPCSSTVSEELSPPSHQAKREVRFLELQKVASSSGNNFLSGSPASPMGDILQTPQFQMRRLKKQLADERNNRDELELELAENRKLLTEKDAQIAVMQQRIDRLALLNEKQAASPLEPRELEELRGKNESLTVRLHETLKQCQDLKTEKSQMDRKINQLSEENGELSFKLREFASHLQQLQGALNDLTEEHSKATREWVEKQAHLEKELSTAVQDKKCLEEKNEILQGKLSQLEEHLAQLRENAPREKGEVLGDVLQMETLKQEAASLAADNTQLQARVEALEAEQGQREAKLLAERGRFEEEKQQLAGLIAELQGSLSNLSQTKDELEQASQAQGARLSAQVATLTSELTTLNATLQQQDQELAGLKQQAKQEQAQLAQTLQQQEQASQGLRQQVEQLSSSLKQKEQQLAEAAQEQEAARRDHAQRLATAVEERQSSLKQRDSALQQLEALEKEKTAKLEVLQQQLQAANEAQDSAQASVIQAQQEKAELSQKVEELRACVEAARQEQREAQAQVAELKVQLRSEQQKATERERVAQEKGQLQEQVRALEESLKITKGSLEEEKRRASDALEEQQRHISKLEAETRCLVEQHKQERKELEEERAGRKGLEARLRQLGEAHEVEMEALRRELAEAIASQREAEGECEQLAKEVATWRERYEDSQQEEAQYGAMFQEQLMTLKEECEKARQELQEAKEKVAGIEAHSELQISRQQSEVAQLHADLARALQQVREKEVRAQKLADDLSALQEKMAATGKEVARLEALVRKAGEQQGTASRELLKEPLRAGDREAEWPEEQQGRQFCSTQAALQAMEREAEQMGSELERLRAALIESQGQQQEERGQQEREVARLTQERGRAQADLALEKAAKAELEMRLQNALNEQRVEFATLQEALAHALREKEGKDQELAKLRGQEAAQRTELGELQQTVQRLREQLAKKEEERQQSLGPAGGEDPSGSGAQSESPGKSARKGPELEALRAEVSKLERQCREHQEKASGLERSLERERASRAEQAGALEALQGRLEEKAQELGRSQDTLATAQRELATLRAKAQDHSKAEDEWKTQVARGQQEAERKNSLISSLEEEVSILNRQVLEKEGESKELKRLVVAESEKSQKLEERLRLLQAETASNSARAAERSSALREEVQSLREEAEKQRVASESLRQELASQAERAEELGQELKTWQEKFFQKEQALSALQLEHTSTQALVSELLPAKHLCQQLQAEQAAAEKRHRDELEQSKQAAGGLRAELMRAQRELGELGPLRQKVAEQERAAQQLRAEKASYAEQLSMLKKAHGLLAEENRGLGERASLGRQYLEVELDQAREKYGQELAAVRADAETRLAEMQREAQNTARELEVMTAKYEGAKVKVLEERQRFQDERQKLTAQVEQLEVFQREQTKQVEELSKKLADHDQASKVQQQKLKAQGGESQQEAQRLQAQLNELQAQLNQKEQAAEHYKLQMEKAKTHYDAKKQQNQELQEQLRGLEQLQKENKELRAEAERLGRELQQAGLKTKEAEQTCRHLTAQVRSLEAQVAHADQQLRDLGKFQVATDALKSREPQAKPQLDLSIDSLDLSCEEGTPLTITSKLPRTQPDGTSIPGEPASPISQRLPPKVESLESLYFTPIPARGQAPLESSLDSLGDVFLDSGRKTRSARRRTTQIINITMTKKLDVEEPDSANSSFYSTQSAPASQAGPRATSSTQSLARLGSPDDGNSALLSLPGYRPTTRSSARRSQAGVSSGAPPGRNSFYMGTCQDEPEQLDDWNRIAELQQRNRVCPPHLKTCYPLESRPSLSLATITDEEMKTGDPRETLRRASMQPAQIAEGAGITTRQQRKRVSSEPHQGPGTPESKKATSCFPRPMTPRDRHEGRKQSTMEAQKKANAPAAKQADRRQSMAFSILNTPKKLGNSLLRRGASKKALSKASPNTRSGTRRSPRIATTAASAATAALAAATATPRAKGKAKH; the protein is encoded by the exons GTGAACAGTCTGCATGTGGCCAGCCCTGTGGAGGCCGTGCTGCAGCTCCAGGACTGCAGCGTCTTCATCAAGATCATCGACAGCAT ccaCGGCACTGACGAGGGGCAGCAAATCCTGCAACAGCCGGTGCCAGAGAGACTGAAATTTGTGTGCAGTTTTTTGCAAA AAAACCGAAAACATCCCTCTTCTCCGGAATGCCTGGTGTCTGTGCAGAAGGTGATAGAGGGGTCAGAGCTGGAATTGGCCAAG ACGACCATGCTGCTCTTGTACCACTCCACCGTGGGCTCCAGAAgtcccagggactggggacagttTGAATACAAGATTCAG GCTGAGTTAGCAGTCATTCTCAAGTTTGTGCTGGACCATGAGGATGGGCTGAACCTAAACGAGGACCTAGAGAACTTCTTGCAGAAAG CTCCTGTCCCTTCTCCTTGCTCCAGCACCGTCTCTGAAGAGCTGTCCCCACCCAGCCACCAGGCCAAAAGGGAGGTTCGCTTCCTGGAGCTACAGAAGGTTGCCTCTTCCAGTGGGAACAA CTTCCTCTCAGGTTCTCCAGCCTCCCCCATGGGCGACATCCTGCAGACTCCGCAATTCCAGATGAGACGGCTGAAGAAGCAGCTTGCGGATGAGAGAAATAATAGAGatgagctggagctggagctggccGAGAACCGCAAGCTCCTCACTGAGAAGG ACGCACAGATAGCGGTGATGCAGCAGCGCATTGACCGCCTGGCTCTGCTGAACGAGAAGCAGGCGGCCAGCCCGCTGGAGCCCCGGGAGCTTGAGGAGCTCCGTGGCAAGAACGAGAG CCTCACTGTGCGTCTCCATGAAACTCTGAAGCAATGCCAGGACCTGAAGACTGAGAAGAGCCAGATGGATCGCAAAATTAACCAGCTTTCTGAGGAGAATGGGGAGCTCTCCTTTAAG CTCCGGGAGTTTGCCAGTCACCTGCAGCAACTACAGGGTGCCCTTAACGACCTGACAGAAGAGCACAGCAAGGCCACTCGAGAGTGGGTGGAGAAACAGGCCCATCTCGAGAAGGAGCTCAGCACGGCCGTGCAGGACAAG AAATGCcttgaagaaaagaatgaaatccttcAGGGAAAACTTTCACAGCTGGAAGAACATTTGGCCCAGCTGCGGGAGAACGCACCCCGGGAGAAGGGCGAAGTGTTGGGGGACGTCTTGCAG ATGGAAACCCTGAAGCAAGAGGCAGCCTCTCTTGCCGCAGACAACACCCAGCTCCAAGCCAGGGTGGAGGCGCTGGAGGCTGAGCAGGGCCAACGGGAAGCCAAGCTGCTTGCCGAGCGGGGCCGCTTCgaagaagaaaagcagcagcTGGCCGGCCTCATTGCCGAGCTGCAGGGCTCCCTGTCCAACCTCAGCCAGACGAAGGACGAGCTGGAGCAGGCCTCTCAGGCTCAGGGGGCCCGGCTGTCTGCCCAGGTGGCCACGCTGACTTCGGAGCTCACCACCCTCAATGCCACTCTCCAGCAGCAGGATCAAGAATTGGCCGGCCTGAAGCAGCAGGCCAAACAGGAGCAGGCCCAGCTCGCACAGACCCTCCAGCAGCAAGAACAGGCCTCCCAGGGCCTTCGCCAGCAGGTGGAGCAGCTGAGCAGCAGCCTGAAGCAAAAGGAGCAGCAGTTGGCGGAAGCCGCCCAGGAGCAGGAGGCGGCCAGGCGAGACCATGCCCAGCGACTGGCCACTGCCGTCGAGGAGCGGCAGTCTTCTTTAAAGCAGAGGGATTCGGCCCTCCAGCAGCTGGAAGCGTTGGAGAAGGAGAAGACTGCCAAGCTAGAGGTCCTGCAACAGCAACTTCAGGCCGCTAATGAAGCCCAGGACAGCGCCCAGGCCTCGGTGATTCAGGCCCAGCAGGAGAAGGCAGAGCTGAGCCAGAAGGTGGAGGAACTCCGTGCCTGTGTTGAGGCAGCCCGCCAGGAGCAGCgtgaggcccaggcccaggtggCAGAGCTAAAGGTCCAGCTGAGGTCCGAGCAGCAGAAAGCAACCGAGAGAGAAAGGGTGGCCCAGGAGAAGGGCCAGCTCCAGGAGCAGGTCCGGGCTCTTGAGGAGTCCTTGAAGATCACCAAGGGCAGCCTGGAAGAGGAGAAGCGCAGGGCCTCAGACGCCCTGGAGGAGCAGCAGCGTCACATCTCCAAGCTGGAGGCAGAGACCCGGTGTCTGGTGGAACAGCATAAGCAGGAACGGAAGGAGCTAGAAGAAGAGAGGGCTGGGCGCAAGGGGCTGGAGGCCCGATTACGGCAGCTGGGGGAGGCCCATGAGGTCGAGATGGAAGCCCTGCGGCGGGAGCTGGCAGAGGCCATAGCCTCCCAGCGTGAGGCGGAGGGTGAGTGTGAACAGCTTGCCAAGGAGGTGGCCACCTGGCGCGAGCGGTACgaggacagccagcaagaggagGCACAGTACGGTGCCATGTTCCAGGAACAGCTGATGACCCTGAAGGAGGAATGCGAGAAGGCCCGCCAGGAACTACAGGAGGCCAAGGAGAAGGTGGCAGGGATCGAGGCCCACAGCGAGCTCCAGATCAGCCGGCAGCAGAGTGAGGTGGCTCAGCTTCATGCCGACCTGGCCAGAGCCCTCCAGCAGGTCCGGGAGAAGGAGGTCAGGGCCCAGAAGCTGGCAGACGACCTCTCCGCTCTGCAGGAGAAGATGGCTGCCACCGGCAAGGAGGTGGCCCGCCTCGAGGCCTTGGTGCGCAAggcaggagagcagcagggaaCAGCCTCCCGTGAGCTACTCAAGGAGCCGCtgagggcaggagacagagaggcagagtggCCGGAAGAGCAGCAGGGACGCCAGTTCTGCAGCACGCAGGCGGCACTGCAGGCCATGGAGCGGGAGGCCGAGCAGATGGGCAGTGAACTGGAGAGGCTGCGGGCTGCGCTGATCGAGAGCCAGGGCCAGCAGCAGGAGGAGCgtgggcagcaggagagggaggtggCTCGCCTGACCCAGGAGCGGGGCCGGGCCCAGGCCGATCTCGCCCTGGAGAAGGCCGCCAAGGCAGAGCTGGAGATGCGGCTGCAGAATGCCCTCAATGAGCAGCGTGTGGAGTTCGCGACCCTGCAGGAAGCCCTGGCCCACGCcctgagggaaaaggaagggaaggaccaGGAGCTGGCGAAGCTTCGTGGGCAGGAGGCAGCCCAGAGAACAGAGCTGGGGGAGCTGCAGCAGACTGTGCAGCGACTGAGGGAACAGCTGGCCAAGAAAGAGGAGGAGCGCCAGCAGTCTCTCGGGCCGGCCGGTGGGGAAGACCCTTCTGGGTCAGGAGCGCAGTCGGAGTCTCCAGGAAAGAGCGCGCGAAAAGGCCCTGAGCTCGAGGCTCTGCGGGCGGAGGTGAGCAAGCTGGAGCGGCAGTGCCGGGAGCACCAGGAGAAGGCCTCCGGCCTGGAGCGCAGCCTGGAGCGTGAGCGCGCCTCCCGCGCGGAGCAGGCCGGGGCCCTGGAGGCTTTGCAGGGCCGGTTAGAGGAGAAGGCCCAGGAGCTGGGGCGCAGTCAGGACACCTTAGCCACAGCCCAAAGGGAGCTGGCCACCCTCCGCGCCAAGGCCCAAGACCATAGCAAGGCTGAGGACGAGTGGAAGACCCAAGTGGCCCGGGGCCAGCAGGAGGCTGAGAGGAAAAACAGCCTCATCAGCAGCTTGGAGGAGGAGGTGTCCATCCTGAATCGCCAGGTCctggagaaagagggggagagcaAGGAGTTGAAGCGGCTGGTCGTAGCGGAATCGGAGAAGagccagaagctggaggagaggcTGCGTCTGCTCCAGGCAGAGACCGCCAGCAATAGTGCCAGGGCCGCCGAGCGCAGCTCTGCGCTGCGGGAGGAGGTCCAGAGCCTccgggaggaggcagagaaacagCGGGTGGCTTCGGAGAGCCTCCGGCAGGAGCTGGCCTCGCAGGCAGAGCGAGCGGAGGAGCTGGGCCAAGAATTAAAGACATGGCAGGAGAAGTTCTTCCAGAAGGAGCAGGCCCTCTCTGCCCTGCAGCTGGAGCACACCAGCACGCAGGCGCTCGTGAGCGAGCTGCTGCCCGCTAAACACCTGTGCCAGCAGCTGCAGGCCGAGCAGGCAGCGGCTGAGAAGCGCCACCGGGACGAGCTGGAGCAGAGCAAGCAGGCGGCTGGTGGGCTGCGGGCAGAGCTGATGCGGGCCCAGCGGGAGCTCGGGGAGCTGGGGCCCCTGCGGCAGAAGGTGGCGGAGCAAGAGCGGGCGGCGCAGCAGCTGCGGGCTGAGAAGGCCAGCTACGCGGAGCAGCTGAGCATGCTGAAGAAGGCTCATGGCCTGCTGGCAGAGGAGAACCGGGGGCTGGGCGAGCGGGCCAGCCTTGGCCGGCAGTATCTGGAAGTGGAGCTGGACCAGGCCAGGGAGAAGTATGGCCAAGAGCTGGCAGCTGTGCGTGCTGACGCTGAGACCCGTCTGGCTGAGATGCAGCGGGAAGCACAGAACACGGCCCGGGAGCTGGAGGTGATGACTGCCAAGTATGAGGGTGCCAAGGTCAAGGTCCTGGAGGAGAGGCAGCGGTTCCAGGACGAGAGGCAGAAACTCACTGCCCAG GTGGAGCAGCTAGaggtatttcagagagagcaaaCTAAGCAG GTGGAAGAACTGAGTAAGAAGTTAGCTGACCATGACCAAGCCAGCAAGGTGCAGCAGCAGAAGCTCAAG gcccagggaggggagagccAACAGGAAGCCCAGCGCCTCCAGGCCCAGCTGAATGAGCTGCAGGCCCAGCTGAACCAGAAGGAGCAGGCAGCTGAGCACTACAAGCTACAG ATGGAAAAGGCCAAGACCCACTATGATGCCAAGAAACAGCAGAACCAAGAGCTGCAGGAGCAGCTCCGGGGCCTAGAGCAGctgcagaaggaaaacaaagagctGCGGGCTGAAGCTGAGCGGCTGGGCCGGGAGCTGCAGCAGGCCGGCCTGAAGACCAAGGAGGCCGAGCAGACCTGCCGCCACCTCACCGCCCAGGTGCGCAGCCTGGAGGCGCAG GTTGCCCATGCTGACCAGCAGCTTCGCGATTTGGGCAAGTTCCAGGTGGCGACTGATGCCCTGAAGAGCCGGGAGCCCCAGGCTAAGCCTCAGCTGGACTTGAGTATTGACAGCCTGGATTTGAGCTGCGAGGAGGGGACTCCCCTCACTATCACCAG CAAGCTGCCTCGAACCCAGCCAGATGGCACCAGCATCCCTGGAGAGCCAGCCTCACCCATCTCCCAGCGACTGCCCCCCAAGGTAGAATCCCTGGAGTCTCTCTACTTCACCCCGATCCCTGCTCGGGGTCAGGCTCCACTGGAGAGCAGCCTGGACTCCCTGGGGGACGTCTTCCTGGATTCAGGCCGGAAGACCCGCTCCGCTCGTCGACGCACCACGCAGATCATCAACATCACCATGACCAAG AAGCTAGATGTGGAAGAGCCAGACAGCGCCAATTCATCCTTCTACAGCACACAGTCAGCCCCCGCCTCCCAGGCCGGCCCACGAGCCACCTCTTCCACGCAGTCTCTAGCCCGCCTGGGCTCTCCTGACGATGGCAACTCAGCTTTGCTCAGCCTGCCTGGCTACCGGCCCACCACTCGCAGCTCTGCTCGCCGCTCCCAGGCTGGGGTATCCAGTGGGGCTCCTCCAG gaAGGAACAGCTTCTACATGGGCACTTGCCAGGATGAGCCCGAGCAGCTGGACGACTGGAACCGCATCGCGGAGTTGCAGCAGCGCAACCGGGTGTGCCCCCCACACTTGAAGACCTGCTACCCCCTGGAGTCCAGG CCTTCCCTGAGCCTGGCTACCATCACAGATGAGGAGATGAAAACCGGTGACCCCCGGGAGACCCTGCGCCGAGCCAGCATGCAGCCAGCCCAGATAGCCGAGGGCGCAGGCATCACCACCCGGCAGCAGCGCAAACGGGTCTCCTCAGAGCCCCATCAGGGCCCTGGTACCCCTGAG TCTAAGAAGGCCACCAGCTGTTTCCCACGCCCCATGACTCCCCGGGACCGACACGAAGGGCGCAAACAGAGCACTATGGAGGCCCAGAAGAAAGCCAACGCTCCGGCTGCTAAACAG GCCGACCGCCGCCAGTCCATGGCTTTCAGCATCCTCAACACGCCCAAGAAGCTTGGGAACAGCCTGCTGCGGAGGGGAGCCTCAAAGAAAGCCCTGTCCAAGGCCTCCCCCAACACCCGCAGCGGGACCCGCCGCTCTCCGCGCATCGCCACTACCGCGGCCAGCGCTGCCACCGCCGCCCTCGCTGCCGCCACTGCCACCCCGCGGGCCAAGGGCAAG gCAAAGCACTAA